Proteins encoded by one window of Luteimonas yindakuii:
- a CDS encoding DUF1674 domain-containing protein yields MNCACANAIASRPCMRITWMSGMAKKSPGRASDLSCMGVGTRIRAVNNPAMIGESVPTPDPDPAATPATEPTPRPVEIGGRDGPEPTRYGDWEKNGRCIDF; encoded by the coding sequence ATGAATTGCGCCTGCGCGAACGCGATCGCGTCGCGTCCGTGCATGCGGATCACGTGGATGTCCGGGATGGCGAAGAAATCGCCAGGGAGGGCGTCCGACTTGTCGTGCATGGGCGTGGGAACTAGAATCCGTGCGGTGAATAACCCGGCCATGATAGGCGAAAGCGTCCCGACCCCGGATCCGGATCCGGCGGCCACGCCCGCCACGGAACCGACGCCCAGGCCGGTGGAAATCGGCGGACGCGACGGGCCCGAACCCACCCGATACGGCGACTGGGAAAAGAACGGCCGCTGTATCGACTTCTGA
- a CDS encoding acyl-CoA dehydrogenase family protein, with the protein MALNPYDLYDTRSLFTEEEQAVQDAVARFTDERVLPIIGECFDEGRFPKELIPEIAGLGLLGATLPAQYGGAELNYVSYGLICQELERGDSGLRSFASVQSSLCMYPIYAYGTEEQRMRWLPSMARGETIGCFGLTEAHGGSDPANMKTHAKKDGADWVINGSKMWITNGNLADIAIVWAQTDDGIQGFVIEKDFAGFSAQEVKHKMSLRASVTSALFFDNVRVPEANRLPNVKGLKGPLGCLTQARYGITWGPIGAAIACLDEALNYSKERMLFGRPVAATQSAQIKMADWARRITSAQLLSLQLGRLKDAGKMQPTQVSLAKWNNCRMAIDIAREARDLLGGAGITTEHSPIRHALNLESVITYEGTETVHQLVVGRELTGINAF; encoded by the coding sequence ATGGCCCTCAATCCGTACGATCTCTATGACACCCGCTCCCTCTTCACCGAGGAGGAACAGGCCGTCCAGGACGCCGTGGCGCGCTTCACCGACGAACGCGTGCTGCCGATCATCGGCGAGTGCTTCGACGAAGGCCGCTTCCCGAAGGAGCTGATCCCGGAGATCGCCGGCCTCGGCCTGCTCGGTGCCACGCTGCCAGCGCAGTACGGTGGCGCGGAGCTCAACTACGTCAGCTACGGCCTGATCTGCCAGGAGCTCGAGCGCGGTGATTCCGGCCTGCGCAGCTTCGCCAGCGTGCAGTCCTCGCTGTGCATGTACCCGATCTACGCCTACGGCACCGAAGAGCAGCGCATGCGCTGGCTGCCGTCGATGGCGCGCGGCGAGACCATCGGCTGCTTCGGCCTGACCGAGGCGCACGGCGGTTCCGACCCGGCCAACATGAAGACCCACGCGAAGAAGGACGGCGCGGACTGGGTGATCAACGGGTCCAAGATGTGGATCACCAACGGCAACCTCGCCGACATCGCCATCGTCTGGGCGCAGACCGACGACGGCATCCAGGGCTTCGTGATCGAGAAGGACTTCGCCGGCTTCAGCGCGCAGGAGGTCAAGCACAAGATGAGCCTGCGCGCGTCGGTCACCAGCGCGCTGTTCTTCGACAACGTGCGCGTGCCGGAAGCCAACCGGCTGCCGAACGTGAAGGGGCTCAAGGGTCCGCTGGGCTGCCTCACCCAGGCCCGCTACGGCATCACCTGGGGGCCGATCGGTGCAGCCATCGCCTGCCTGGACGAGGCGCTCAACTATTCCAAGGAGCGCATGCTGTTCGGTCGCCCCGTGGCCGCCACCCAGAGCGCGCAGATCAAGATGGCCGACTGGGCGCGACGCATCACCTCGGCGCAGCTGCTGAGCCTGCAGCTCGGCCGGCTCAAGGACGCCGGCAAGATGCAGCCGACGCAGGTGTCGCTTGCGAAATGGAACAACTGCCGCATGGCGATCGACATCGCCCGCGAGGCGCGTGACCTGCTCGGCGGCGCCGGCATCACCACCGAGCACTCGCCGATCCGCCATGCGCTCAACCTCGAGTCCGTCATCACCTACGAGGGCACCGAGACGGTGCACCAGCTGGTGGTGGGTCGCGAGCTGACCGGGATCAACGCGTTCTGA
- the sdhD gene encoding succinate dehydrogenase, hydrophobic membrane anchor protein, whose protein sequence is MNDVKANANGAPVRRDLRTPLARARGLGSGKSGTSHFWWIRVTAVVLALLVPWLVGLLVSMIGADLDSVRETIARPWNAILLTLFAVAMFWHTRMGLQTIIEDYIHTRSLEIALQFLAIVVCTLGALASLYAIARIALV, encoded by the coding sequence ATGAACGACGTCAAGGCGAATGCGAACGGCGCACCGGTGCGCCGCGACCTCCGCACGCCGCTGGCACGCGCACGCGGCCTCGGGTCGGGCAAATCGGGCACCTCGCATTTCTGGTGGATCCGGGTGACCGCGGTGGTGCTGGCCTTGCTGGTGCCATGGCTGGTCGGCCTGCTGGTGTCGATGATCGGCGCCGACCTCGACAGCGTGCGCGAGACCATCGCGCGGCCGTGGAACGCCATCCTGCTGACGCTGTTCGCGGTGGCCATGTTCTGGCACACCCGGATGGGCCTGCAGACGATCATCGAGGATTACATCCACACGCGTTCGCTCGAGATCGCGCTGCAGTTCCTCGCGATCGTGGTCTGCACGCTCGGCGCGCTGGCCTCGCTGTACGCGATCGCCCGCATCGCGCTCGTATGA
- a CDS encoding DUF6116 family protein has protein sequence MRYLLLGPMLRWLGRLSYPRLFAVTAALFALTLFVPDPIPLVDELLLGLGTLLLARVKRTDAPSPDGRPPIDGQAQRRR, from the coding sequence ATGCGCTACCTGCTGCTCGGCCCCATGCTGCGCTGGCTCGGACGCCTGAGCTATCCGCGCCTGTTCGCGGTGACCGCCGCGCTGTTCGCACTCACCCTGTTCGTGCCCGACCCGATCCCGCTGGTGGACGAACTGCTGCTCGGACTCGGCACGCTGTTGCTGGCCCGGGTGAAGCGCACGGATGCACCGTCGCCGGATGGCCGGCCGCCGATCGACGGCCAGGCACAACGCCGCCGCTGA
- the sdhC gene encoding succinate dehydrogenase, cytochrome b556 subunit, with protein sequence MANRERPLSPFMLGQTYRFQLTSLLSILFRIAGIGITVGAFVFAWWLLAVAQGGDAYERAAACLASPVGMVALFLFSLGMVYHLLAGIRHLLWDAGWGFELPEVYRSGYAVVVLTVVLTAAIWFVVLWGGA encoded by the coding sequence ATGGCGAATCGCGAACGCCCTTTGTCACCCTTCATGCTTGGACAGACGTACCGGTTCCAGCTGACGTCGCTGCTGTCCATCCTGTTCCGCATCGCCGGTATCGGCATCACCGTGGGCGCGTTCGTGTTCGCGTGGTGGCTGCTGGCCGTGGCGCAGGGCGGTGACGCCTACGAGCGCGCGGCGGCGTGCCTGGCCTCGCCGGTCGGGATGGTCGCGCTGTTCCTGTTCTCGCTGGGCATGGTCTACCACCTGCTTGCCGGCATCCGCCATCTGCTGTGGGACGCAGGCTGGGGCTTTGAACTTCCCGAGGTCTACCGTTCCGGCTACGCCGTGGTCGTGCTGACCGTGGTGCTGACGGCAGCGATCTGGTTCGTCGTGCTGTGGGGTGGTGCATGA
- a CDS encoding OmpA family protein: MRFAPTAAAAALSTLLLAACASQAPAPEPAPEPVPHLPSTFLERLSADGLFAFGRASIDDFSADGRAALDDLAVRLASRPLEIVHVIGHSDRIGNDRANVRLSEQRANAVREYLVEHGVPADRITAVGRGSVEPVAECEGERGDALRDCLAPNRRVEVRVQFAD, translated from the coding sequence ATGCGCTTCGCACCGACCGCCGCCGCCGCGGCGCTTTCCACGCTGTTGCTCGCCGCCTGCGCCAGCCAGGCACCCGCACCCGAACCGGCGCCGGAACCCGTTCCGCACCTGCCATCCACGTTCCTCGAGCGCCTCTCGGCCGACGGGCTGTTCGCCTTCGGCCGCGCCAGCATCGATGACTTCAGCGCGGATGGCCGCGCCGCGCTCGATGACCTCGCAGTCCGGCTGGCGAGTCGTCCGCTCGAGATCGTCCACGTGATCGGCCACAGCGATCGCATCGGCAACGACCGCGCGAACGTGCGCCTGTCGGAGCAGCGCGCGAACGCGGTGCGCGAGTACCTGGTCGAACACGGCGTCCCGGCCGACCGCATCACCGCCGTGGGCCGTGGCAGCGTCGAACCGGTGGCCGAATGCGAAGGCGAACGCGGTGATGCGCTGCGCGACTGCCTGGCACCGAACCGCCGCGTGGAAGTGCGGGTGCAGTTCGCGGATTGA
- the sdhA gene encoding succinate dehydrogenase flavoprotein subunit, whose translation MTSTYKITEHKYDMVVVGAGGAGLRATFGLAAKGLQTACLTKVFPTRSHTVAAQGGISAALGNMGEDDWRFHFYDTIKGSDWLGDQDAIQYMCREAIPAIIELEHQGVPFSRTEEGKIYQRPFGGMTTHYGKGTAQRTCAAADRTGHAMLHTLYQQSLKHDARFFIEYFALDLIMDEDGACRGVLALDMAEGTLHLFRAHGVVLATGGYGRAYFSATSAHTCTGDGGGMALRAGLGLQDMEFVQFHPTGIYGAGCLITEGVRGEGGILRNAQGERFMERYAPNAKDLASRDVVSRSMTIEIREGRGVGADKDHIHLDLTHLDPNDIHEKLPGIAESARIFAGVDVTRQPIPVIPTVHYNMGGIPTNYRGEVVQLKDGNPDAVVQGLYAIGEAACVSVHGANRLGSNSLLDLVVFGRAVANRCAETIKSGAPHKRLADDACDRSLANLDALRHATGTTPTAEIRDRMQRTMQIDAAVFRTGETLAEGVQKIREIHASFADVKVSDRSLVWNSDLIETFELQNLLGQALATIVSAENRKESRGAHAREDFPDRNDTEWQKHTLCWVDEAGNTSIDYRPVHMYTLDDEVQVVPPVARVY comes from the coding sequence ATGACCTCGACCTACAAGATCACCGAACACAAGTACGACATGGTCGTCGTCGGCGCCGGCGGCGCCGGCCTGCGCGCCACCTTCGGCCTCGCCGCCAAGGGGCTGCAGACCGCCTGCCTGACCAAGGTGTTCCCGACGCGCTCGCACACCGTGGCGGCGCAGGGTGGTATCTCCGCCGCGCTGGGCAACATGGGCGAGGACGACTGGCGCTTCCACTTCTACGACACCATCAAGGGCTCGGACTGGCTGGGCGACCAGGACGCCATCCAGTACATGTGCCGCGAGGCCATCCCCGCGATCATCGAGCTCGAGCACCAGGGCGTGCCGTTCTCGCGCACCGAGGAAGGCAAGATCTACCAGCGCCCGTTCGGCGGCATGACCACGCACTACGGCAAGGGCACCGCGCAGCGCACCTGCGCTGCGGCCGACCGCACCGGCCACGCCATGCTGCACACGCTGTACCAGCAGTCGCTCAAGCATGACGCGCGCTTCTTCATCGAGTACTTCGCGCTCGACCTGATCATGGACGAGGACGGCGCCTGCCGCGGCGTGCTCGCGCTCGACATGGCCGAGGGCACGCTGCACCTGTTCCGCGCCCACGGCGTGGTGCTGGCGACCGGCGGCTACGGCCGCGCGTACTTCTCGGCGACCTCCGCGCACACCTGCACCGGTGATGGCGGCGGCATGGCGCTGCGCGCGGGCCTGGGCCTGCAGGACATGGAGTTCGTGCAGTTCCATCCGACCGGCATCTACGGCGCGGGCTGCCTGATCACCGAGGGCGTGCGCGGCGAAGGCGGCATCCTGCGCAACGCGCAGGGCGAGCGCTTCATGGAGCGCTATGCGCCCAACGCCAAGGACCTCGCCTCGCGCGACGTCGTCAGCCGCTCGATGACCATCGAGATCCGCGAAGGCCGCGGCGTGGGTGCCGACAAGGACCACATCCATCTCGACCTGACCCACCTCGATCCCAACGACATCCACGAGAAGCTGCCCGGCATCGCCGAGAGCGCGCGGATCTTCGCGGGCGTCGACGTGACCCGGCAGCCGATCCCGGTCATCCCCACCGTCCACTACAACATGGGCGGCATCCCGACCAACTACCGCGGCGAAGTCGTCCAGCTCAAGGACGGCAACCCGGATGCGGTGGTGCAGGGGCTGTACGCGATCGGCGAGGCCGCCTGCGTGTCGGTGCACGGTGCCAACCGCCTGGGCTCCAACTCGCTGCTCGACCTGGTCGTGTTCGGCCGCGCGGTGGCCAACCGCTGCGCCGAGACTATCAAGAGCGGCGCCCCGCACAAGCGTCTGGCCGACGATGCCTGCGACCGTTCGCTGGCCAACCTCGACGCCCTGCGCCACGCCACCGGCACCACGCCGACCGCGGAGATCCGCGACCGCATGCAGCGCACCATGCAGATCGATGCCGCGGTGTTCCGCACCGGCGAGACGCTGGCCGAAGGCGTGCAGAAGATCCGCGAGATCCATGCCTCGTTCGCCGACGTCAAGGTCAGCGACCGTTCGCTGGTGTGGAACTCCGACCTGATCGAGACCTTCGAGCTGCAGAACCTGCTCGGCCAGGCGCTGGCGACGATCGTCTCGGCGGAGAACCGCAAGGAGTCGCGCGGCGCGCATGCCCGCGAGGACTTCCCCGACCGCAACGACACCGAGTGGCAGAAGCACACGCTGTGCTGGGTGGACGAGGCCGGCAACACCAGCATCGACTACCGCCCGGTGCACATGTACACGCTCGACGACGAGGTCCAGGTCGTCCCACCCGTCGCCCGCGTCTACTGA
- a CDS encoding thiamine pyrophosphate-dependent enzyme: MFAAVPSPIPARMKGLNRAEICDVNFQEFVRGWNGRADARPSADEAVLDGSALDARGFRELFESQLISRHLDLMARVLRVQNKVFYTIGSSGHEGNAMVARLTRHTDPAFLHYRSGGFMAERFRKLPGMDPVMDSALSFAASQDDPASGGRHKVWGSKPLWVLPQTSTIASHLPKALGTAIAIEHGRRIGHALPVPDDSIVVCSFGDASSNHATAQTAFNAAAWTAYQKLPAPVLFVCEDNGIGISVKTPDGWIARNFANRTDLDYFAADGLDLAAGYGDVQRAVEHCRRTRRPTFLHLRTTRIMGHAGTDFEIEWRSIEELCAVEATDPLLRSAAIALESGLMTKDDVLALYEATRERCFAAAEDADGRPRLSTLEDVVAPLAPYTPDAVQAEAARVDHAERRLQAFGGETKLPENAGPKHLAIQINAALHDLFAKYPEALLFGEDVAQKGGVYTVTKGLQKAFGARRVFNTLLDETTILGMAQGYANMGLLPLPEIQYLAYFHNACDQIRGEAASLQFFSNGQYRNPMVMRIASLGYQRGFGGHFHNDNSITALRDIPGLVIGCPSRGDDAATMLRTLMALAKVDGRVCALLEPIALYMAKDLHEPGDGGWLTTYPSPDEAMPLGEERVYDADAADLVVFTFGNGVPMSLRAARAIEAAHGWKVRVVDLRWLLPLNEAAIARHAGECARILVVDEGRRSAGVGEGIITAIAEAGLGHKPLRRVVGADTFTPLAGAAFLVIPSDDDIVAAAAELAAQ; this comes from the coding sequence ATGTTCGCAGCCGTACCCAGTCCGATCCCCGCCCGCATGAAGGGGCTCAACCGCGCGGAAATCTGCGACGTCAATTTCCAGGAGTTCGTGCGTGGCTGGAATGGCCGCGCCGATGCGCGCCCGTCCGCCGACGAAGCTGTCCTCGACGGCAGCGCGCTGGATGCGCGGGGATTCCGCGAACTGTTCGAATCGCAGCTGATCAGCCGCCACCTCGACCTGATGGCACGCGTGCTGCGCGTGCAGAACAAGGTCTTCTACACCATCGGTTCCAGCGGCCATGAGGGCAACGCGATGGTCGCGCGGCTGACGCGCCATACCGATCCGGCGTTCCTGCACTACCGCAGCGGCGGCTTCATGGCGGAGCGCTTCCGCAAGCTGCCCGGCATGGATCCGGTGATGGATTCGGCGCTGTCGTTCGCCGCCAGCCAGGACGACCCGGCCTCGGGCGGGCGCCACAAGGTGTGGGGCAGCAAGCCGTTGTGGGTGCTGCCGCAGACCTCCACGATCGCCTCGCACCTGCCCAAGGCGCTCGGTACCGCGATCGCGATCGAGCATGGCCGCCGCATCGGCCACGCGCTGCCGGTGCCCGACGACAGCATCGTGGTGTGCTCGTTCGGCGACGCGTCCAGCAACCATGCCACCGCGCAGACCGCGTTCAACGCCGCGGCGTGGACGGCCTACCAGAAGCTGCCGGCACCGGTGCTGTTCGTCTGCGAGGACAACGGCATCGGCATTTCGGTGAAGACGCCTGATGGCTGGATCGCGCGCAACTTCGCCAACCGCACCGACCTCGACTACTTCGCCGCCGACGGTCTCGACCTCGCCGCGGGCTACGGCGACGTGCAGCGCGCGGTCGAGCACTGCCGGCGCACCCGCCGGCCGACCTTCCTGCACCTGCGCACGACGCGGATCATGGGCCACGCCGGTACTGATTTCGAGATCGAGTGGCGCTCCATCGAAGAGCTCTGCGCGGTCGAGGCGACCGACCCGCTGCTGCGCTCGGCGGCTATCGCGCTTGAATCCGGGTTGATGACGAAGGACGACGTGCTCGCGCTGTACGAGGCCACGCGCGAGCGCTGCTTCGCCGCTGCCGAGGACGCCGACGGCCGCCCGCGCCTGTCGACGCTGGAGGACGTGGTCGCCCCGCTGGCGCCGTATACCCCCGATGCCGTGCAGGCCGAGGCCGCGCGTGTCGACCACGCCGAGCGCCGCCTGCAGGCGTTCGGTGGCGAGACCAAGCTGCCGGAGAATGCCGGCCCCAAGCATCTGGCGATCCAGATCAACGCCGCGCTGCACGACCTGTTCGCCAAGTACCCGGAAGCACTGCTGTTCGGCGAGGACGTGGCGCAGAAGGGCGGCGTCTACACCGTCACCAAGGGCCTGCAGAAGGCGTTCGGCGCGCGCCGCGTGTTCAACACGCTGCTCGACGAAACCACGATCCTCGGCATGGCCCAGGGCTACGCCAACATGGGCCTGCTGCCGCTGCCGGAGATCCAGTACCTGGCGTACTTCCACAACGCCTGCGACCAGATCCGTGGCGAAGCGGCGAGCCTGCAGTTCTTCTCCAACGGCCAGTACCGCAACCCGATGGTGATGCGCATCGCCTCGCTCGGTTACCAGCGCGGGTTCGGTGGGCATTTCCACAACGACAACTCGATCACCGCGCTGCGCGACATCCCCGGCCTCGTCATCGGCTGTCCGAGCCGCGGCGACGATGCCGCGACGATGCTGCGCACGTTGATGGCGCTGGCCAAGGTGGACGGCCGCGTCTGCGCGCTGCTGGAACCTATCGCGCTGTACATGGCCAAGGACCTGCACGAGCCGGGCGATGGCGGCTGGCTGACGACGTACCCGTCACCGGACGAGGCGATGCCGCTGGGCGAGGAGCGCGTGTACGACGCCGATGCGGCCGATCTCGTTGTCTTCACTTTCGGCAACGGCGTGCCGATGAGCCTGCGCGCCGCGCGCGCGATCGAAGCCGCGCACGGCTGGAAGGTGCGCGTGGTCGACCTGCGCTGGCTGCTGCCCTTGAACGAAGCGGCGATCGCCCGTCATGCCGGCGAGTGCGCACGGATCCTGGTGGTCGACGAGGGCCGTCGCAGCGCCGGGGTAGGCGAGGGGATCATCACCGCGATCGCCGAAGCAGGGCTGGGCCACAAGCCGCTGCGGCGCGTGGTCGGCGCGGATACGTTCACACCGCTGGCGGGCGCGGCGTTCCTGGTGATTCCGTCGGACGACGATATCGTCGCCGCTGCAGCGGAGCTGGCAGCGCAGTAG
- a CDS encoding YgfZ/GcvT domain-containing protein, with protein sequence MHDKSDALPGDFFAIPDIHVIRMHGRDAIAFAQAQFMNDVAGLATGQWQWNGWLTPKGRVVALFALVRVDDGTLRLLLLDADPTGFIAGLQRFVFRSKVTLTPETDVTVAGAFATPATARGALAAVDAEGATELDLGGTADPRTLRVGGGPATIDPVAHGRWRALDLAHGLPRLEPSQLEQWTPQQLSLDRLRAFSVRKGCYPGQEIVARTHFLGQVKRGLARLHTGATVVSGGDEVTATSGGGRIVCSQGAEALAVLPLDPAPAGLQVGGATAEVLPLLDGLAR encoded by the coding sequence ATGCACGACAAGTCGGACGCCCTCCCTGGCGATTTCTTCGCCATCCCGGACATCCACGTGATCCGCATGCACGGACGCGACGCGATCGCGTTCGCGCAGGCGCAATTCATGAACGACGTGGCGGGCCTGGCGACGGGCCAGTGGCAGTGGAACGGCTGGCTGACGCCCAAGGGTCGCGTGGTCGCGCTGTTCGCCCTGGTGCGCGTGGACGACGGGACCCTGCGCCTGCTGCTGCTCGATGCCGATCCCACGGGATTCATCGCGGGCCTGCAGCGCTTCGTGTTCCGCAGCAAGGTCACGCTGACGCCCGAAACGGATGTGACCGTCGCCGGGGCGTTCGCAACACCCGCTACCGCCCGCGGCGCGTTGGCCGCGGTGGATGCGGAAGGCGCGACCGAACTCGATCTCGGCGGCACGGCCGATCCCCGCACCCTGCGCGTGGGCGGTGGCCCGGCCACCATCGACCCCGTCGCCCATGGCCGCTGGCGCGCACTGGACCTCGCCCACGGGCTGCCGCGGCTCGAGCCGTCCCAGCTGGAACAGTGGACGCCGCAACAGCTCTCACTCGACCGCCTGCGCGCCTTCAGCGTCAGGAAGGGCTGTTACCCGGGCCAGGAGATCGTCGCGCGCACGCATTTCCTCGGCCAGGTGAAGCGCGGCCTCGCCCGGCTGCATACCGGTGCCACGGTGGTCTCCGGGGGCGACGAGGTGACCGCTACAAGCGGCGGCGGTCGCATCGTCTGCAGCCAGGGCGCGGAGGCGCTGGCAGTGCTGCCGCTGGACCCGGCGCCGGCCGGATTGCAGGTGGGCGGCGCGACCGCCGAGGTCCTGCCGCTGCTGGACGGCCTGGCGCGCTGA
- a CDS encoding glycine zipper 2TM domain-containing protein codes for MKNNTLAIALASLLVGGVAVAAFQSNRDEVPATGTSSGVFETVDGEQALAADAITVGGRVEYADVVRVEPITERRDLYASVIGSAPIHETTTSSTPRQVCDDVVVQERLPERDGNVGGTVAGAVIGGLVGNQVGGGNGRKLATAAGATAGGLIGNRVDRNHVGGRVVERVDRQCRTVQDSSQSSRVVAYDVTYRNPDGSTGTLRTDSKPGGQIRLGAEDVPVAYDVTYRFDGRERTVRMEQRPAGERLPVLDGQVVTQTAAVDDARLQ; via the coding sequence ATGAAGAACAACACGCTCGCCATCGCCCTGGCATCGCTGCTGGTCGGCGGTGTCGCTGTCGCAGCCTTCCAGAGCAATCGCGACGAGGTGCCGGCCACCGGTACGTCGTCGGGCGTGTTCGAGACGGTCGATGGCGAACAGGCGCTGGCCGCCGATGCAATCACGGTGGGTGGTCGCGTGGAGTACGCCGACGTGGTGCGCGTGGAGCCGATCACCGAACGCCGCGACCTGTACGCGAGCGTGATCGGCAGCGCGCCGATCCACGAGACCACCACCAGCAGCACGCCGCGACAGGTGTGCGACGACGTGGTCGTCCAGGAGCGCCTGCCCGAGCGCGATGGCAATGTCGGCGGCACCGTGGCGGGTGCGGTGATCGGTGGCCTGGTCGGCAACCAGGTCGGCGGCGGCAACGGCCGCAAGCTGGCGACCGCTGCCGGTGCGACGGCGGGTGGCCTGATCGGCAACCGCGTCGACCGCAACCATGTCGGCGGCCGCGTGGTCGAGCGTGTCGATCGCCAGTGCCGCACGGTGCAGGATTCCTCGCAGTCGTCGCGGGTGGTCGCCTATGACGTGACCTATCGCAACCCGGATGGCAGCACCGGCACGCTGCGCACCGACAGCAAGCCCGGTGGGCAGATCCGCCTGGGTGCCGAGGATGTGCCGGTGGCGTATGACGTCACCTACCGCTTCGACGGTCGCGAGCGCACCGTGCGCATGGAGCAGCGCCCGGCCGGCGAGCGCCTGCCGGTGCTGGATGGCCAGGTCGTGACCCAGACCGCTGCGGTCGACGACGCGCGGCTGCAGTAA
- a CDS encoding GNAT family N-acetyltransferase: MSLPDIRIETARLVLRLPQATDFDRFAELIGDKDAARWIGGHLPRAAAWRKFLQQPGAWMIQGFGMFSIIDRDSGQWLGQGGPWKPDGWPGNEIGYMLHRDAWGRGYATEALTAAIDWALDTLGWDDFVHCIAPENSASKKVASRLGSTFLGMATLPPPYQDSPCEVWGQTRTQWQDTRRQRG, from the coding sequence ATGTCGCTTCCGGATATCCGTATCGAAACCGCGCGCCTGGTGCTGCGCCTGCCGCAGGCCACGGACTTCGACCGCTTTGCCGAACTGATCGGCGACAAGGACGCCGCGCGCTGGATCGGCGGCCATCTGCCGCGTGCGGCGGCGTGGCGCAAGTTCCTGCAGCAGCCCGGCGCGTGGATGATCCAGGGCTTCGGCATGTTCTCCATCATCGACCGCGACAGCGGGCAGTGGCTGGGGCAGGGCGGTCCGTGGAAGCCCGATGGCTGGCCTGGCAACGAGATCGGCTACATGCTCCACCGCGATGCGTGGGGCCGCGGCTACGCGACCGAAGCGCTCACGGCGGCCATCGACTGGGCCCTCGACACACTCGGCTGGGACGACTTCGTCCACTGCATCGCGCCGGAGAACAGCGCCTCGAAGAAGGTCGCGTCGCGTCTCGGCTCGACCTTCCTCGGCATGGCCACGCTGCCGCCGCCCTACCAGGATTCGCCCTGCGAGGTCTGGGGCCAGACCCGCACGCAGTGGCAGGACACCCGCAGGCAGCGCGGCTGA
- a CDS encoding succinate dehydrogenase iron-sulfur subunit, translating to MAAFSLPQNSKIQQGRHFPAAGATRVRTFKVYRWNPDDGRNPSVDTYEVDLDRCGPMVLDALIKIKNEVDPTLTFRRSCREGICGSCAMNIDGTNTLACTKAIDDCGKGKGEVPVYPLPHMPVVKDLVPDLTHFYAQYASIKPWLRTQSAPPPDRERLQSKEDRAKLDGLYECILCACCSTSCPSYWWNGDRYLGPAILLQAYRWIIDSRDEDTGARLDDLEDPFKLYRCHTIMNCTRTCPKGLNPAKAIGQIKQLMLARHG from the coding sequence GTGGCCGCATTCTCCCTTCCGCAGAACTCGAAGATCCAGCAGGGTCGCCACTTCCCGGCGGCCGGCGCCACGCGCGTGCGGACCTTCAAGGTCTACCGCTGGAACCCGGACGACGGGCGCAACCCGAGCGTCGACACCTACGAGGTCGACCTCGACAGGTGCGGCCCGATGGTTCTCGACGCGCTGATCAAGATCAAGAACGAAGTCGACCCGACGCTCACCTTCCGTCGCTCTTGCCGCGAAGGTATCTGCGGCTCGTGCGCGATGAACATCGACGGCACCAACACGCTGGCCTGCACCAAGGCCATCGACGACTGCGGCAAGGGCAAGGGCGAGGTGCCGGTGTATCCGCTGCCGCATATGCCGGTGGTCAAGGACCTCGTGCCCGACCTCACGCACTTCTACGCCCAGTACGCGTCGATCAAGCCATGGCTGCGCACGCAGAGCGCGCCACCGCCGGACCGCGAGCGCCTGCAGTCCAAGGAAGACCGCGCCAAGCTCGACGGCCTGTACGAGTGCATCCTGTGCGCCTGCTGCAGCACCTCGTGCCCCAGCTACTGGTGGAACGGCGACCGCTACCTCGGCCCGGCGATCCTGCTGCAGGCCTATCGCTGGATCATCGACAGCCGCGACGAGGACACCGGCGCGCGCCTCGACGATCTGGAAGATCCGTTCAAGCTCTACCGCTGCCACACCATCATGAACTGCACGCGGACCTGCCCGAAGGGGCTGAACCCCGCCAAGGCCATCGGCCAGATCAAGCAGTTGATGCTGGCGCGCCACGGTTGA